One window of the Zea mays cultivar B73 chromosome 3, Zm-B73-REFERENCE-NAM-5.0, whole genome shotgun sequence genome contains the following:
- the LOC100277932 gene encoding cytochrome c, which produces MASFSEAPPGNPTAGEKIFKTKCAQCHTVDKGAGHKQGPNLNGLFGRQSGTTPGYSYSSANKNMAVIWEENTLYDYLLNPKKYIPGTKMVFPGLKKPQERADLIAYLKNATV; this is translated from the exons ATGGCGTCGTTTTCTGAAGCGCCCCCGGGGAACCCAACTGCTGGCGAGAAGATCTTCAAGACCAAGTGCGCGCAGTGCCACACCGTCGACAAGGGCGCCGGCCACAAGCAAG GTCCTAATTTGAATGGTCTGTTTGGGAGGCAGTCTGGTACAACACCTGGCTACTCTTACTCTTCGGCTAACAAGAACATGGCTGTGATTTGGGAGGAGAACACTTTGTATGACTACTTGCTTAATCCCAAGAAG TACATTCCTGGAACCAAGATGGTATTCCCTGGACTGAAAAAGCCACAGGAACGTGCTGATCTCATTGCATACCTGAAGAATGCCACTGTCTGA